Proteins encoded by one window of Burkholderia plantarii:
- a CDS encoding efflux RND transporter permease subunit has translation MSAREESRFNLSAWALRHQALVVYLIVLATLAGIFAYTRLAQSEDPPFTFRVMVIRTFWPGATARQVQEQVTDRIGRKLQETPAIDFLRSYSRPGESMIFFTMKDSAPVKDVPETWYQIRKKVGDIGATLPQGVQGPFFNDEFGDVYTNIWTLDGDGFSAAQLHDYADQLRTVLLRVPGVGKVDYFGDPDQRIFIEVDNARLTRLGISPNQLGEAINAQNAVASTGTLTTTNDRVYVRPSGQFATVEALADMVIRVNGRTFRLGELATIKRGYDDPPVSQMRANGRPVLGIGVTMQPGGDVIRLGKALETTTRQLRTQLPAGLTLTEVSSMPLAVSHSVDDFLEAVAEAVAIVLIVSLVSLGLRTGMVVVISIPIVLAITALFMNLFGIGLHKVSLGTLVLALGLLVDDAIIAVEMMAVKLAQGYNRTRAAAFAYTSTAFPMLTGTLVTVSGFLPIALAQSSTGEYTRSIFEVSAIALIASWFAAVVLIPLLGYHLLPERKREATQGTSPAAPQDPDHHDEHDIYDTRFYTRLRGWIGWCIERRFVVLAITVVLFVVALGGFSLIPQQFFPSSDRPELLVDVRLPEGASYPATLEQTKRLEQVLAKRPEIDHTVSFVGTGAPRFYLPLDQQLPQPNFAQLVVTAKSVKDREKLANWLAPTLRDQFPAIRWRLSRLENGPPVGYPVQFRVSGDSIATVRSIADRVAAAVRKDPRSLNVQFDWDEPAERSVRFELDQNKARDLNVTSQDVSSFLAMTLTGTTVTQYRERDKLIAVDLRAPKAERVDPSKLATLAMPTPNGPVPLGSLGRFHDTLEYGVIWERDRQPTITVQADVRAGAQGIDVTRAIDRQLDTLRAQLPVGYRIEIGGPVEESGKAQASINAQMPLLLIAVLTLLMIQLQSFSRVLMVVLTAPLGLIGVAATLLLFGQPFGFVAMLGVIAMFGIIMRNSVILVDQIEQDIGAGHARFDAIVGATVRRFRPITLTAAAAVLALIPLLRSNFFGPMATALMGGITSATVLTLFYLPALYATWFRVKPTERADADRTPPPATSHGA, from the coding sequence ATGAGCGCCCGCGAAGAAAGTCGCTTCAACCTGTCCGCCTGGGCGCTGCGCCACCAGGCGCTGGTGGTCTACCTGATCGTGCTGGCCACGCTGGCCGGCATCTTCGCCTACACGCGGCTCGCGCAGTCGGAAGACCCGCCGTTCACGTTCCGCGTGATGGTGATCCGCACCTTCTGGCCTGGCGCGACCGCGCGGCAGGTGCAGGAGCAGGTGACCGACCGGATCGGCCGCAAGCTGCAGGAAACCCCGGCGATCGACTTCCTGCGCAGCTACTCGCGGCCCGGCGAGTCGATGATCTTCTTCACGATGAAGGATTCCGCGCCCGTCAAGGACGTGCCCGAGACCTGGTACCAGATCCGCAAGAAGGTCGGTGACATCGGCGCCACGCTGCCGCAGGGCGTGCAGGGGCCGTTCTTCAACGACGAGTTCGGCGACGTCTACACCAACATCTGGACGCTCGACGGCGACGGCTTCTCGGCCGCGCAGCTGCACGACTACGCCGACCAGCTGCGCACGGTGCTGCTGCGCGTGCCCGGCGTCGGCAAGGTGGACTACTTCGGCGACCCCGACCAGCGGATCTTCATCGAGGTGGACAACGCACGGCTCACGCGGCTCGGCATCTCGCCGAACCAGCTCGGCGAGGCGATCAACGCGCAGAACGCGGTGGCCTCCACCGGCACGCTGACCACCACCAACGACCGCGTCTACGTCCGCCCGAGCGGTCAGTTCGCGACGGTCGAGGCGCTCGCCGACATGGTGATACGCGTCAACGGCCGCACCTTCCGGCTCGGCGAGCTCGCCACCATCAAACGCGGCTACGACGATCCGCCGGTCTCGCAGATGCGCGCCAACGGCCGGCCGGTACTCGGCATCGGCGTGACGATGCAGCCCGGCGGCGACGTGATCCGGCTCGGCAAGGCGCTCGAGACCACCACCCGCCAGTTGCGCACGCAACTGCCGGCCGGCCTCACGCTGACCGAGGTGTCGAGCATGCCGCTCGCCGTCTCGCATTCGGTGGACGACTTCCTGGAAGCCGTGGCCGAAGCCGTGGCGATCGTGCTGATCGTCAGCCTGGTCTCGCTCGGGCTGCGCACCGGGATGGTGGTGGTGATCTCGATCCCGATCGTGCTCGCCATCACCGCCCTGTTCATGAACCTGTTCGGCATCGGCCTGCACAAGGTCTCGCTCGGCACGCTGGTGCTCGCGCTCGGGCTGCTGGTGGACGACGCGATCATCGCCGTCGAGATGATGGCCGTGAAGCTCGCGCAGGGCTACAACCGCACGCGCGCCGCCGCGTTCGCCTATACCAGCACCGCGTTCCCGATGCTGACCGGCACGCTCGTGACCGTGTCCGGCTTCCTGCCGATCGCGCTCGCGCAGTCGTCCACCGGCGAATACACGCGCTCGATCTTCGAGGTCTCGGCGATCGCGCTGATCGCCTCGTGGTTCGCCGCGGTGGTGCTGATCCCGCTGCTCGGCTATCACCTGCTGCCCGAACGCAAGCGCGAGGCGACGCAGGGCACGAGCCCGGCCGCGCCGCAGGATCCCGACCATCACGACGAGCACGACATCTACGACACGCGCTTCTACACGCGGCTGCGCGGCTGGATCGGCTGGTGCATCGAGCGCCGCTTCGTGGTGCTGGCGATCACGGTGGTGCTGTTCGTGGTCGCGCTCGGCGGCTTCTCGCTGATCCCGCAGCAGTTCTTCCCGAGCTCGGACCGCCCCGAACTGCTGGTGGACGTGCGGCTGCCCGAGGGGGCGTCGTACCCGGCCACGCTCGAACAGACCAAACGTCTCGAACAGGTGCTCGCGAAGCGTCCCGAGATCGACCACACGGTCAGCTTCGTCGGCACCGGCGCGCCGCGCTTCTACCTGCCGCTCGACCAGCAGCTGCCGCAGCCGAACTTCGCGCAGCTGGTGGTGACCGCGAAATCGGTGAAGGATCGCGAGAAGCTCGCGAACTGGCTCGCCCCGACGCTGCGCGACCAGTTCCCGGCGATCCGCTGGCGCCTGTCGCGGCTCGAGAACGGGCCGCCGGTCGGCTATCCGGTGCAGTTCCGCGTGAGCGGCGACAGCATCGCCACGGTGCGCTCGATCGCCGACCGGGTAGCCGCCGCGGTCCGCAAGGATCCGCGCAGCCTGAACGTGCAGTTCGACTGGGACGAGCCGGCCGAGCGCTCGGTGCGCTTCGAACTCGACCAAAACAAGGCGCGCGACCTGAACGTGACCTCGCAGGACGTGTCGAGCTTCCTCGCCATGACGCTGACCGGCACCACCGTCACACAGTACCGCGAACGCGACAAGCTGATCGCCGTGGACCTGCGCGCGCCGAAGGCCGAGCGCGTCGATCCGTCGAAGCTCGCCACGCTGGCGATGCCGACGCCGAACGGCCCGGTGCCGCTCGGCTCGCTCGGGCGCTTCCACGACACGCTTGAATACGGCGTGATCTGGGAGCGCGACCGCCAGCCCACCATCACGGTGCAGGCCGACGTGCGCGCCGGCGCCCAGGGCATCGACGTCACGCGGGCGATCGACAGGCAGCTCGACACGTTGCGCGCGCAACTGCCGGTGGGCTACCGGATCGAGATCGGCGGGCCGGTCGAGGAAAGCGGCAAGGCGCAGGCCTCGATCAACGCGCAGATGCCGCTGCTGCTGATCGCCGTGCTCACGCTGCTGATGATCCAGCTGCAGAGCTTCTCGCGCGTGCTGATGGTGGTGCTGACCGCGCCGCTCGGGCTGATCGGCGTGGCCGCCACGCTGCTGCTGTTCGGCCAGCCGTTCGGCTTCGTCGCGATGCTCGGCGTGATCGCCATGTTCGGCATCATCATGCGCAACTCGGTGATCCTGGTCGACCAGATCGAGCAGGACATCGGCGCCGGCCACGCGCGCTTCGACGCGATCGTCGGCGCCACCGTGCGGCGCTTCCGGCCGATCACGCTGACCGCCGCGGCCGCCGTGCTCGCGCTGATCCCGCTACTGCGTTCCAACTTCTTCGGGCCGATGGCGACCGCGCTGATGGGCGGCATCACGAGCGCGACCGTGCTGACGCTGTTCTACCTGCCGGCGCTCTACGCCACCTGGTTCCGCGTCAAGCCCACCGAGCGCGCCGATGCCGATCGCACGCCGCCGCCCGCCACGTCCCACGGAGCCTGA
- a CDS encoding efflux transporter outer membrane subunit — translation MPRLPSRFTSHRPSRAAPRSPRLPRALRSLPSLRPLAAAASLSALAALAGCSLFGPSGAAPEMPSPAQYGAAPLPERTVAAQGIAQHFEVGAQPVPAWWTRYRSDRLDALVDEGLRASPTLAAADHSLQAAREQLRAQIGSSLLPTIDAGGQTARERGLGVPGFGPQTVVYRTFVGQLQANYTLDLFGAARFANRELRQRVDVTAFQLDSTRRALAANIVTAVITSATLAEQMRTTERLVALADEQADDTERRNRLGSASHADLLNARQSAASLAATLPALRQQWLSARHALAVLLGRTPDQAPDDLALAELHLPEDVPVAVPSTLLQTRPDIRAADAALKASAAAVGAATAQLFPQISLSASLGQGGFSWPAALSGAGGIWSVGASLTQPLFHGGALLAQRRAAQASYQAAVEQYKATVLTAFQNVADSLAALDNDAQALDASSRAADAARGASDDTAARVRLGALPPSAGRSSEQQYRNAQLDVIRATGTRLSDTARLFQAMGTPPEEAKRVVGQ, via the coding sequence ATGCCACGCTTGCCGTCCCGTTTCACGTCGCACCGTCCGTCACGCGCCGCGCCACGCTCGCCGAGGCTGCCGCGGGCACTGCGGTCCCTGCCCTCGCTGCGGCCGCTGGCTGCGGCCGCCTCGCTCTCGGCGCTGGCCGCGCTGGCCGGCTGCTCGCTGTTCGGGCCGTCGGGCGCCGCGCCCGAGATGCCGTCGCCGGCGCAATACGGCGCCGCGCCGCTGCCCGAGCGCACCGTCGCCGCGCAGGGCATCGCGCAGCACTTCGAGGTCGGCGCGCAACCGGTACCCGCGTGGTGGACGCGCTATCGCTCCGACCGGCTCGACGCACTGGTCGACGAAGGGCTGCGCGCGAGCCCGACGCTGGCCGCCGCCGATCATTCGCTGCAGGCCGCGCGCGAGCAGCTGCGCGCGCAGATCGGCAGCTCGCTGCTGCCGACCATCGACGCCGGCGGCCAGACCGCGCGCGAGCGTGGTCTCGGCGTGCCGGGCTTCGGCCCGCAGACCGTGGTGTATCGGACCTTCGTCGGCCAGCTGCAGGCCAACTACACGCTCGACCTGTTCGGCGCCGCGCGCTTCGCGAACCGCGAGCTGCGCCAGCGCGTGGACGTGACCGCGTTCCAGCTCGACTCGACGCGGCGCGCGCTCGCCGCCAACATCGTCACCGCCGTGATCACCTCGGCGACGCTCGCCGAGCAGATGCGCACCACCGAGCGGCTCGTCGCGCTCGCCGACGAGCAGGCCGACGACACCGAGCGCCGCAACCGGCTCGGCTCGGCATCGCATGCCGATCTGCTGAACGCGCGCCAGAGCGCCGCCTCGCTCGCGGCGACGCTGCCCGCGCTGCGCCAGCAGTGGCTCTCCGCGCGGCACGCGCTGGCGGTGCTGCTCGGCCGCACGCCGGACCAGGCGCCCGACGATCTCGCGCTCGCCGAGCTGCACCTGCCCGAGGACGTGCCGGTGGCGGTGCCGTCCACGCTGCTGCAGACGCGGCCCGACATCCGCGCGGCCGACGCGGCGCTGAAGGCCTCGGCCGCCGCCGTCGGCGCGGCCACCGCGCAGCTGTTCCCGCAGATCTCGCTGTCCGCTTCGCTCGGCCAGGGCGGCTTCAGCTGGCCGGCGGCGCTGTCGGGCGCGGGTGGCATCTGGAGCGTGGGCGCCTCGCTGACCCAGCCGCTGTTCCATGGCGGCGCGCTGCTGGCGCAGCGGCGGGCCGCGCAGGCCAGCTACCAGGCCGCCGTCGAGCAATACAAGGCGACCGTGCTGACCGCGTTCCAGAACGTGGCCGATTCGCTGGCCGCGCTCGACAACGACGCGCAGGCGCTCGACGCGTCGAGCCGCGCGGCCGACGCCGCGCGCGGCGCCTCGGACGACACGGCCGCGCGCGTGCGGCTCGGCGCGTTGCCGCCGTCGGCCGGCCGTTCGAGCGAGCAGCAATATCGCAACGCGCAGCTCGACGTGATCCGCGCGACCGGCACGCGGCTCAGCGACACGGCGCGGCTGTTCCAGGCGATGGGCACGCCGCCCGAGGAAGCGAAGCGGGTGGTCGGGCAGTGA
- a CDS encoding sigma-54 interaction domain-containing protein, with amino-acid sequence MIVVDRDYRILAANGAYQRQFGGAGREHVGRHCYRVSHHYDVPCDQAGEHCPMRAALESGAASRVLHIHHTPRGPEHVDVEMRPVFDADGAVIAYVERLTTVRSASARPSAGGLVGGSDAFNEALSALQRVAPSMLPVLLLGESGTGKELFARALHEASARAGGPFVVVDCSGIAESLFESELFGYEKGAFTGANARKPGLVETAQGGTLFVDEIGDVPASMQVKLLRLIESGTFRRVGGVEALRADFRLVAATHQPLREMIGDGRFRQDLYYRISAFPIELPPVRERPGDIGLLAESILRRIADARPGARVHVLHETARACLDAYAWPGNIRELRNVLERACLFADDGVIRVEHLPDALREPPSDEAVRGAPDDDTLRQVARTFRGTRKALAARLGMSERTLYRRMRALGLGGGGE; translated from the coding sequence ATGATCGTGGTCGATCGCGATTACCGGATCCTCGCCGCGAACGGCGCCTATCAGCGGCAGTTCGGCGGCGCGGGCCGCGAGCACGTGGGCCGCCACTGCTACCGCGTCTCGCATCACTACGACGTGCCGTGCGACCAGGCCGGCGAGCATTGCCCGATGCGCGCCGCGCTCGAATCGGGCGCGGCCTCGCGCGTGCTGCACATCCATCACACGCCGCGCGGGCCGGAGCACGTCGATGTCGAGATGCGCCCCGTGTTCGATGCCGACGGCGCGGTGATCGCCTACGTCGAGCGGCTGACCACGGTGCGCAGCGCCTCGGCGCGGCCGAGCGCGGGCGGGCTGGTCGGCGGCTCGGACGCGTTCAACGAGGCGCTGTCGGCGCTGCAGCGCGTCGCGCCGTCGATGCTGCCGGTGCTGCTGCTCGGCGAATCGGGCACCGGCAAGGAGCTGTTCGCGCGTGCGCTGCACGAGGCCAGCGCACGCGCGGGCGGGCCGTTCGTGGTGGTCGATTGCTCGGGGATCGCCGAGTCGCTGTTCGAAAGCGAGCTGTTCGGCTACGAGAAGGGCGCATTCACGGGCGCCAACGCGCGCAAGCCGGGGCTCGTGGAGACCGCGCAGGGCGGCACGCTGTTCGTCGACGAGATCGGCGACGTGCCCGCCTCGATGCAGGTCAAGCTGCTGCGGCTGATCGAGTCGGGCACGTTCCGGCGCGTCGGCGGCGTGGAGGCGCTGCGCGCCGACTTCCGGCTCGTCGCGGCGACCCATCAGCCGCTGCGCGAGATGATCGGCGACGGCCGCTTCCGCCAGGATCTCTATTACCGGATCAGCGCGTTTCCGATCGAGCTGCCGCCGGTGCGCGAGCGGCCCGGCGACATCGGCCTGCTGGCCGAGTCGATCCTGCGCCGCATCGCCGACGCGCGGCCCGGCGCGCGCGTCCACGTGCTGCACGAGACGGCGCGCGCCTGCCTCGACGCCTATGCGTGGCCGGGCAACATCCGCGAGCTGCGCAACGTGCTCGAGCGCGCCTGCCTGTTCGCCGACGACGGCGTGATCCGCGTCGAGCACCTGCCCGATGCGCTACGCGAACCGCCTTCGGATGAGGCCGTGCGCGGCGCGCCCGACGACGACACGCTGCGGCAGGTGGCGCGCACGTTTCGCGGCACGCGCAAGGCGCTGGCCGCGCGGCTCGGCATGAGCGAGCGCACGCTGTATCGGCGGATGCGGGCGCTGGGGTTGGGCGGCGGCGGCGAGTGA
- a CDS encoding MBL fold metallo-hydrolase, which yields MSHPAFTVDSLFDPVTNTATHVVVDTATRECAIVDPVLDFDPKSGRTSHRSAERVAAHVEACGARVRWLLETHVHADHLSAAPLLQARFGGEIAIGREVTGVQKVFGALFDAGPDFVPDGRPFDRLVDDGDTLALGTLAIRAIHTPGHTPACMTYLVERADGTSAPAETAAFVGDTLFMPDYGTARCDFPGGDARTLYRSIRKVLSLPPDTPLYLCHDYAPDGRPVCLVTTVGAQRRDNVHVHEGIDEDAFVAMRTARDATLEMPVLILPSVQVNMRAGRLPEPAANGVRYLKLPIDAL from the coding sequence ATGTCCCATCCCGCCTTTACCGTCGATTCGCTCTTCGATCCGGTCACCAACACGGCCACCCACGTCGTCGTCGACACCGCCACGCGCGAGTGCGCGATCGTCGACCCGGTGCTCGACTTCGATCCGAAGTCCGGCCGCACCAGCCACCGCAGCGCCGAGCGCGTCGCCGCGCACGTCGAGGCGTGCGGCGCGCGCGTGCGCTGGCTGCTGGAAACGCACGTCCACGCCGATCACCTCTCGGCCGCGCCGCTGCTGCAGGCGCGCTTCGGCGGCGAGATCGCGATCGGCCGCGAGGTCACGGGCGTGCAGAAGGTATTCGGCGCGCTGTTCGACGCCGGCCCGGATTTCGTGCCGGACGGCCGCCCGTTCGACCGGCTCGTCGACGACGGCGACACGCTCGCGCTCGGCACGCTCGCGATCCGCGCGATCCACACGCCGGGCCATACGCCGGCCTGCATGACCTACCTGGTCGAGCGCGCGGACGGCACGTCGGCGCCGGCCGAGACGGCCGCGTTCGTCGGCGACACGCTGTTCATGCCCGACTACGGCACCGCGCGCTGCGACTTCCCCGGCGGCGACGCGCGCACGCTCTACCGTTCGATCCGCAAGGTGCTGAGCCTGCCGCCCGACACGCCGCTCTATTTGTGCCACGACTACGCGCCCGACGGCCGCCCGGTCTGCCTCGTCACCACCGTGGGCGCGCAGCGGCGCGACAACGTCCACGTCCACGAGGGCATCGACGAGGACGCGTTCGTGGCGATGCGCACCGCGCGCGACGCGACGCTCGAGATGCCGGTGCTGATCCTGCCGTCGGTGCAGGTCAACATGCGCGCGGGCCGGCTGCCGGAGCCCGCGGCGAACGGGGTCCGCTACCTGAAGCTGCCGATCGACGCGCTGTAA
- a CDS encoding ABC transporter permease subunit, translated as MMPNRYLRFLALAIGFAFLYIPILSLIVYSFNESQLVTVWSGFSTRWYAALLGDDELIAAAWLSLKIGVLTAFASVAIGTWAGYVLARMGRFRGFALYSGMVNAPLVIPEVIQGISLLLLFIELAKWIGWPAQRGMLTIWLGHVMLCLSYVAIIVQSRVRELDPSLEEAALDLGATPLKVFFTVTLPLISQALVSGWLLSFTLSIDDLVLSAFLSGPGSTTLPLVVFSRVRLGLNPEMNALATLFIVAVTIGVIGANMMMMRRERRRLAAAA; from the coding sequence ATGATGCCGAATCGTTACCTGCGGTTCCTCGCGCTGGCGATCGGTTTCGCGTTCCTCTACATCCCGATCCTGAGCCTGATCGTCTACTCGTTCAACGAGTCGCAGCTGGTCACGGTCTGGTCCGGTTTCTCGACGCGCTGGTACGCGGCGCTGCTCGGCGACGACGAGCTGATCGCCGCGGCCTGGCTGTCGCTGAAGATCGGCGTGCTGACGGCGTTCGCCTCGGTGGCGATCGGCACCTGGGCGGGCTACGTGCTGGCGCGGATGGGGCGCTTCCGCGGTTTCGCGCTTTATTCGGGGATGGTCAACGCGCCGCTCGTGATTCCCGAGGTGATCCAGGGCATCTCGCTGCTGCTGCTGTTCATCGAGCTGGCGAAGTGGATCGGCTGGCCCGCGCAGCGCGGCATGCTGACGATCTGGCTCGGCCACGTGATGCTGTGTCTGTCCTATGTCGCGATCATCGTGCAATCGCGCGTGCGCGAGCTCGATCCGTCGCTGGAGGAGGCCGCGCTCGATCTCGGCGCCACGCCGCTGAAGGTGTTCTTCACGGTCACGCTGCCGCTGATTTCGCAGGCGCTGGTGTCGGGCTGGCTGCTGTCGTTTACGCTGTCGATCGACGACCTGGTGCTGTCCGCGTTCCTGTCCGGCCCCGGCTCGACGACGCTGCCGCTGGTGGTGTTCTCGCGCGTGCGGCTCGGCCTGAATCCGGAGATGAACGCGCTCGCGACGCTGTTCATCGTCGCCGTGACGATCGGCGTGATCGGCGCGAACATGATGATGATGCGCCGCGAGCGGCGCCGGCTCGCGGCGGCCGCCTGA
- a CDS encoding ABC transporter permease subunit: MNALSTWFWWPVRKLGLSGRSAVIAGPFFWLVLFFLVPFVLVVKISFAELELGIPPYTELTSFADGVLNIKLNFTHYAFLFTDSLYFATYVNSVLVAAVTTLLCLLLGYPMAYYIARSNPASRNLLMMAVMLPFWTSFLIRVYAWIGILKNNGLLNNFLLWIGLIHAPIELYRTNTAVYIGMVYTYLPFLVMPLYAHLVKMDLRLLEAAYDLGAKPWKAFVTITLPLSKNGIIAGCLLVFIPAVGEYVIPELLGGANTLMIGRVMWNEFFNNADWPMASAVTCAMVLLLLVPMAIFQHYQAKEAEGRRK, encoded by the coding sequence ATGAACGCCCTGTCGACGTGGTTCTGGTGGCCGGTGCGCAAGCTCGGCCTGAGCGGGCGCTCGGCCGTGATCGCCGGGCCGTTCTTCTGGCTCGTGCTGTTCTTCCTGGTGCCGTTCGTACTGGTGGTGAAGATCAGCTTCGCCGAGCTCGAACTCGGGATTCCGCCGTACACCGAGCTGACCTCGTTCGCCGACGGCGTACTGAACATCAAGCTGAACTTCACGCACTACGCGTTCCTGTTCACCGACAGCCTGTATTTCGCGACCTACGTGAACTCGGTGCTGGTGGCGGCGGTCACGACGCTGCTGTGCCTGCTGCTCGGCTACCCGATGGCGTACTACATCGCGCGCTCGAACCCGGCCTCGCGCAACCTGCTGATGATGGCGGTGATGCTGCCGTTCTGGACGTCGTTCCTGATCCGCGTCTACGCCTGGATCGGCATCCTGAAGAACAACGGCCTGCTGAACAACTTCCTGCTCTGGATCGGGCTGATCCACGCGCCGATCGAGCTGTACCGCACCAACACGGCGGTCTACATCGGCATGGTCTACACCTACCTGCCGTTCCTCGTGATGCCGCTCTACGCGCATCTCGTGAAGATGGACCTGCGCCTGCTGGAGGCGGCCTACGATCTCGGCGCGAAGCCCTGGAAGGCGTTCGTGACGATCACGCTGCCGCTCTCGAAGAACGGCATCATCGCGGGCTGCCTGCTGGTGTTCATCCCGGCGGTGGGCGAGTACGTGATTCCGGAGCTGCTCGGCGGCGCCAACACGCTGATGATCGGCCGCGTGATGTGGAATGAGTTCTTCAACAACGCCGACTGGCCGATGGCATCGGCCGTGACCTGCGCGATGGTGCTGCTGCTGCTGGTGCCGATGGCGATCTTCCAGCATTACCAGGCCAAGGAAGCGGAGGGGCGCCGCAAATGA
- a CDS encoding ABC transporter ATP-binding protein, with protein MNSQSRMPVAGAPSTVAPSGAAANFVQIVDVVKQFGDTTAVRQVNLSVGKGELFALLGSSGCGKSTLLRMLAGLETVTSGRILIDGEDLAQLPPYRRPVNMMFQSYALFPHMTVEANVAYGLRQEGVRKAELKERVRDVLELVQMSRYAGRKPHQLSGGQQQRVALARSLVKRPKLLLLDEPMSALDKQIRQRTQIELVNILDKVGVTCIMVTHDQEEAMTMAGRIAVMSEGEIVQIGAPREVYEYPNSRFSAEFIGSTNLFEGKVVEDEPDYVFIESPELPCRMHVSHGITGPLGMAVTVSVRPERIALTRKPGEGAYNWAHGVVTNVAYMGGYSLYHIKLDSGKTVIANATSLALSEIDTPQWNDEIYVRWSASAGVVLTS; from the coding sequence ATGAATAGCCAGTCGCGCATGCCGGTAGCCGGCGCGCCGTCCACCGTCGCACCGTCCGGCGCCGCCGCGAATTTCGTGCAGATCGTCGACGTGGTCAAGCAGTTCGGCGATACCACCGCGGTGCGCCAGGTCAATCTGTCGGTCGGCAAGGGCGAGCTGTTCGCGCTGCTCGGCAGTTCCGGCTGCGGCAAGTCCACCTTGCTGCGCATGCTCGCCGGCCTCGAGACCGTCACCTCGGGCAGGATCCTGATCGACGGCGAGGATCTCGCGCAGCTGCCGCCGTATCGGCGGCCCGTGAACATGATGTTCCAGTCGTATGCGCTGTTCCCGCACATGACGGTCGAGGCGAACGTCGCCTACGGGCTGCGGCAGGAAGGGGTGCGCAAGGCCGAGCTGAAGGAACGCGTGCGCGATGTGCTCGAACTCGTGCAGATGAGCCGCTACGCGGGCCGCAAGCCGCACCAGCTGTCGGGCGGCCAGCAGCAGCGCGTGGCGCTGGCGCGTTCGCTCGTCAAGCGGCCGAAGCTGCTGCTGCTCGACGAGCCGATGTCGGCGCTCGACAAGCAGATCCGCCAGCGCACCCAGATCGAACTCGTCAACATCCTCGACAAGGTCGGCGTCACCTGCATCATGGTCACGCACGACCAGGAGGAGGCGATGACGATGGCCGGCCGCATCGCCGTGATGAGCGAGGGCGAGATCGTGCAGATCGGCGCGCCGCGCGAGGTCTACGAATATCCGAACAGCCGCTTCTCGGCCGAGTTCATCGGCTCGACCAACCTGTTCGAGGGCAAGGTGGTGGAGGACGAGCCCGACTACGTGTTCATCGAGTCGCCGGAGCTGCCGTGCCGCATGCACGTGAGCCACGGCATCACCGGCCCGCTCGGCATGGCGGTGACGGTGTCGGTGCGCCCCGAGCGGATCGCGCTGACGCGCAAGCCGGGCGAGGGCGCCTACAACTGGGCGCACGGCGTGGTCACCAACGTCGCCTACATGGGCGGCTACTCGCTGTATCACATCAAGCTCGATTCCGGCAAGACGGTGATCGCCAACGCGACGAGCCTCGCGCTCTCCGAGATCGACACGCCGCAGTGGAACGACGAGATCTACGTGCGCTGGAGCGCCTCGGCCGGCGTGGTGCTGACCTCATGA
- a CDS encoding polyamine ABC transporter substrate-binding protein yields MKAKVAGRFVALSLCVAASAAAAKDTQLNVYNWSDYIAKDTIPNFEKQTGVKVRYDNYDSDDTLQAKLLTGSSGYDIVVPTSNYAGKQIAAGIFSPLDKSKLPNLKNLDPQLMALVAGADPGNKYVVPWAYGTTGLGYNVNKAQQILGKVPLDNWDILFKPENISKLKACGVSVLDAPDQMFAATLHYIGKDPMSTNPADYQAAMQVLKKIRPYITQFNSSGYINDLVGGDICFAFGWSGDVVIAKHRAQEAKKPYKVEYYVPKGGAPVWFDVMAIPKDAKNKEAALEWINYIEDPKVHAAITNAVYYPSANAEARKFVSPDVANDPAVYPPADVVKTLFLLKPLPPEIQRLQTRLWTELKSGR; encoded by the coding sequence ATGAAAGCAAAGGTGGCAGGCCGGTTCGTGGCGCTCTCGCTTTGTGTGGCCGCGTCGGCAGCTGCGGCGAAGGATACGCAGCTCAACGTGTACAACTGGTCCGACTACATTGCCAAGGACACGATCCCGAACTTCGAGAAACAGACGGGCGTGAAGGTCCGCTACGACAACTACGACAGCGACGACACGCTGCAGGCGAAGCTGCTGACCGGCAGCTCGGGCTACGACATCGTGGTGCCGACCAGCAACTACGCGGGCAAGCAGATTGCCGCCGGCATCTTCTCGCCGCTCGACAAGTCGAAGCTGCCGAACCTCAAGAATCTCGATCCGCAACTGATGGCGCTGGTGGCCGGCGCCGATCCGGGCAACAAGTACGTGGTGCCCTGGGCCTACGGCACGACGGGCCTTGGCTACAATGTGAACAAGGCGCAGCAGATCCTCGGCAAGGTGCCGCTCGACAACTGGGACATCCTGTTCAAGCCGGAAAACATCTCGAAGCTGAAGGCCTGCGGCGTGTCGGTGCTCGACGCGCCGGACCAGATGTTCGCGGCCACGCTGCACTACATCGGCAAGGATCCGATGAGCACCAACCCGGCCGATTATCAGGCCGCGATGCAGGTGCTCAAGAAGATCCGCCCGTACATCACGCAGTTCAACTCGTCGGGCTACATCAACGATCTGGTCGGCGGCGACATCTGCTTCGCGTTCGGCTGGTCGGGCGACGTCGTGATCGCCAAGCATCGTGCGCAGGAAGCGAAGAAGCCGTACAAGGTCGAGTACTACGTGCCGAAGGGCGGCGCGCCGGTCTGGTTCGACGTGATGGCGATCCCGAAGGACGCGAAGAACAAGGAAGCGGCCCTCGAGTGGATCAACTACATCGAGGATCCGAAGGTCCACGCGGCGATCACGAACGCGGTCTATTATCCGAGCGCGAACGCCGAGGCGCGCAAGTTCGTGAGCCCGGACGTGGCCAACGATCCGGCCGTCTATCCGCCGGCCGACGTCGTCAAGACGCTGTTCCTGCTCAAGCCGCTGCCGCCGGAAATCCAGCGCCTGCAGACCCGGCTCTGGACGGAACTGAAGTCCGGCCGCTGA